One uncultured Caproiciproducens sp. DNA segment encodes these proteins:
- a CDS encoding DUF4364 family protein: MDFDAFTGGIEPGGLRNKNEIRILICYLLSSVDAPLSKSDILNIIQANGLANYFEVTDALAELAEKGNVIVSGEKNELCSASSTARMIAKQLDTALPPVVRDKAVAAAINLLARTKRERENMVEINKTERGYNVICHISGGDMDLMNFTLHVPDLYQANMVKDNFHQSPENVYRMLLALVTGNSEIAAGILKDHTAALK, encoded by the coding sequence ATGGATTTTGACGCTTTTACCGGGGGAATTGAACCGGGCGGACTTCGAAACAAGAATGAAATACGTATTTTAATTTGCTACCTGTTATCAAGCGTAGATGCGCCGCTCTCAAAAAGCGATATTTTAAATATCATTCAGGCCAACGGTCTGGCCAATTACTTTGAAGTCACCGACGCGCTTGCGGAATTGGCTGAAAAAGGCAATGTGATCGTCAGCGGTGAAAAAAACGAGCTTTGCTCGGCGAGCAGCACCGCACGCATGATTGCAAAGCAGCTGGATACGGCACTTCCTCCCGTCGTGCGGGATAAAGCGGTCGCCGCTGCCATCAACCTGCTGGCAAGAACAAAACGCGAGCGCGAAAACATGGTTGAAATTAATAAAACCGAGCGCGGTTATAATGTAATCTGTCATATTTCGGGAGGTGACATGGACCTGATGAATTTTACTTTACATGTGCCGGATCTGTATCAGGCGAATATGGTGAAGGACAATTTTCATCAGTCTCCGGAAAATGTTTATCGAATGCTGCTTGCGCTTGTCACCGGCAACAGCGAAATTGCCGCAGGTATCCTGAAGGATCACACCGCAGCATTAAAATGA
- the secG gene encoding preprotein translocase subunit SecG, with the protein MSAVEIIFGIVLLIFSVAITVIVLLQEGHQQELGAITGGADTFLSKNKARSVDSFLARWTKVIAIGFFVLVIGINAYMYFVK; encoded by the coding sequence ATGTCAGCTGTTGAAATCATATTTGGTATTGTATTATTAATATTTTCAGTTGCTATAACCGTTATCGTTCTTCTTCAGGAAGGGCATCAGCAGGAACTTGGGGCAATCACAGGCGGCGCCGACACTTTCCTTTCGAAAAACAAGGCTCGTTCCGTGGATTCGTTTCTCGCTCGGTGGACAAAGGTTATTGCAATCGGCTTTTTTGTACTTGTAATCGGTATTAACGCGTACATGTACTTTGTAAAGTAA
- a CDS encoding helix-turn-helix domain-containing protein: MIEKIHINERLRELRVKSGYTQVQIAKILNIDRSTYSYYEIGKTTPDITVLMILAKVFNIAINDLLADEGTPEAVTDSGGKSNFIYSKKNTSHIYELSSNERVLVGIFRACDPEEQEKIINHLKDTIKK, translated from the coding sequence ATTATTGAAAAGATTCATATAAACGAAAGACTTCGTGAACTTCGTGTAAAAAGTGGCTATACGCAGGTTCAAATTGCAAAAATATTAAATATTGACCGTTCAACCTATTCATACTATGAAATTGGCAAAACAACCCCCGATATAACTGTGTTGATGATCCTTGCCAAGGTCTTTAATATTGCAATAAATGATTTACTTGCCGATGAAGGGACACCCGAAGCGGTAACTGACAGCGGCGGAAAATCCAACTTTATTTACAGTAAAAAAAATACGAGCCATATTTATGAACTTTCCAGCAATGAAAGAGTTCTCGTCGGTATCTTTCGCGCCTGCGACCCTGAGGAGCAGGAAAAAATAATAAACCATCTAAAAGACACTATAAAAAAATAA
- a CDS encoding pro-sigmaK processing inhibitor BofA family protein yields MILALSLCGVFALLVIIQVIVKASKPVQRAAGGVIMGLCALAAVNLTGFFTGVSLPLSPLTIGISGAAGIPGVTMLLLLNLIIK; encoded by the coding sequence ATGATTCTCGCACTTTCTTTGTGCGGAGTATTTGCGCTTCTGGTTATTATTCAGGTGATCGTCAAAGCGTCCAAACCCGTGCAGCGTGCGGCGGGTGGTGTCATCATGGGACTTTGCGCGCTTGCTGCGGTTAACCTGACCGGCTTCTTTACCGGAGTCAGCTTGCCGCTCAGTCCGCTAACCATAGGAATTTCCGGTGCAGCCGGAATTCCGGGTGTGACCATGCTGCTGCTTCTGAATCTGATTATAAAATGA
- a CDS encoding ABC transporter ATP-binding protein, with amino-acid sequence MTKIPVAIEGENIIKDFKIGDTVTRVLNGISLQIIKGEFVSIMGPSGSGKSTLLYILGGLDSPTNGSVLMGGKDISRYNDEKKSVMRRRSIGFIFQFYNLIPNLNVEENILLPILLDGKNAKDYRKQLNNILEIVGLSDRRKHTPRELSGGQQQRVAIARALINSPDIIFADEPTGNLDSKTGTEIMKLLKEINRESDKTIIMVTHSADAAAYGNRIVSVRDGVIYNS; translated from the coding sequence AGGTGACACCGTTACCAGAGTGCTCAATGGTATCTCACTGCAAATCATCAAAGGCGAATTTGTATCAATTATGGGGCCGTCCGGTTCGGGAAAAAGTACGCTGCTCTATATTTTGGGAGGTCTTGACAGCCCCACAAACGGAAGTGTGCTGATGGGTGGCAAGGATATCTCCCGGTATAATGATGAGAAAAAAAGCGTCATGCGACGCAGAAGCATCGGCTTCATCTTTCAGTTTTACAACCTGATTCCCAATTTGAATGTAGAGGAAAATATCTTACTTCCCATTCTTCTCGATGGAAAAAACGCGAAAGACTATCGAAAGCAACTTAATAACATTCTCGAAATCGTAGGGCTAAGCGATAGAAGAAAACATACACCCAGAGAACTTTCCGGTGGGCAGCAGCAACGTGTGGCCATAGCAAGGGCGCTGATTAACAGTCCCGATATCATTTTTGCCGATGAGCCAACCGGTAACCTTGATAGCAAAACCGGCACCGAGATTATGAAGCTTCTCAAGGAAATAAACCGTGAAAGTGATAAAACCATCATTATGGTAACTCATTCCGCTGATGCGGCGGCATACGGCAATCGGATTGTAAGTGTAAGGGACGGTGTAATATATAATTCATAA
- a CDS encoding DNA topoisomerase (ATP-hydrolyzing) subunit A — MPKKRTEQAGVPRAHGVIQGAGAVVEQQITDTLEKNYMPYAMSVIMSRAIPEIDGFKPSHRKLLYTMYKMGLLGSSRTKSANIVGQTMKLNPHGDSAIYDTMVRLSRGYEALLHPYVDSKGNFGKFYSRDMAWAASRYTEARLDDICQELFRDIDKDTVDFVDNYDSTTKEPTLLPATFPSVLVNANTGIAVGMASSICPFNLSEVCQTAIALMRDQEHEITSTLLAPDFPGGGQLIYDRGVIEEIYRTGRGGVRIRSRYTYDKSVNCIDITQIPPTTTVEAIVEKVVDLVKQGKMKDISDIRDETGLDGLKVTIDLKRGVEPDKLMQRLFKFTPLEESFSCNFNVLVGGVPRVMGVHELLDEWTAFRIECVRRRTFYDLAKKKDKLHLLKGLQAILLDIDKAVSIVRRTEEETEVVPNLMIGFGIDETQAEYVAEIKLRHLNREYILKRTEEIDQLEKEIAELQSILESKSKIKNLIIAELNAVSKKYGQPRKTMMIYQNEIEEYSGEEEISDYPVNFFFTKEGYFKKITPLSLRMGGDQKLKEDDAVVQHIEDTNSADLLFFTDKCQVYKAKANDFSDTKASVLGDYIPAKLGMDEGENAIYMAVTQKYEGYMLFFFENGKAAKVDMSAYATKTNRRKLLGAYCDKSPAVGIAYVEQDCEFILTSLQGRILLVHTGAIPSKSTRSTQGVAVMTFRKGSRILKAEQYNEGMLVNPNRYRKNIPASGSMPAAEETEGEQLKL, encoded by the coding sequence ATGCCTAAAAAAAGAACTGAGCAGGCGGGTGTGCCGCGCGCGCACGGCGTCATTCAGGGAGCGGGTGCGGTTGTAGAACAGCAGATTACCGACACGCTTGAAAAAAACTATATGCCTTACGCTATGAGCGTCATTATGTCCCGTGCTATTCCCGAGATTGACGGATTTAAACCGTCTCACCGGAAGCTTTTATATACCATGTATAAAATGGGGCTCCTGGGTTCGTCGCGCACAAAAAGCGCTAATATTGTCGGTCAGACAATGAAGCTGAACCCCCACGGCGACTCCGCTATTTATGATACAATGGTGCGGCTCAGCCGCGGTTACGAGGCCCTTTTGCACCCTTATGTGGACTCCAAGGGCAACTTCGGAAAATTTTATTCCCGTGACATGGCATGGGCCGCCTCGCGGTATACGGAAGCCCGTCTCGATGATATCTGTCAGGAGCTTTTTCGCGATATCGATAAGGATACCGTCGATTTTGTGGACAACTACGACAGCACAACCAAAGAGCCTACGCTGCTGCCGGCTACTTTTCCTTCCGTACTTGTCAATGCAAATACGGGCATTGCCGTCGGTATGGCAAGTTCCATCTGCCCCTTTAACCTGAGCGAGGTGTGCCAGACCGCAATCGCTCTGATGCGGGACCAGGAACATGAGATTACCTCCACGCTTTTGGCTCCCGATTTTCCGGGCGGCGGTCAGCTGATTTATGACCGGGGCGTGATTGAAGAAATATATCGCACCGGACGCGGCGGTGTCCGGATTCGTTCACGTTACACCTATGATAAAAGCGTAAACTGTATTGATATTACACAGATTCCTCCCACGACGACAGTGGAAGCCATCGTCGAAAAAGTTGTGGATCTTGTCAAACAGGGAAAAATGAAAGATATTTCAGACATCCGCGATGAAACCGGATTGGATGGTTTAAAGGTTACCATTGATTTAAAGCGCGGCGTGGAACCGGACAAGCTGATGCAGCGCCTGTTTAAGTTCACCCCGCTGGAGGAAAGTTTTTCCTGCAATTTCAATGTCCTTGTCGGGGGAGTTCCGCGTGTCATGGGCGTGCATGAGCTGCTTGATGAATGGACGGCGTTCCGAATCGAATGTGTCCGCCGCCGTACATTTTATGATTTGGCGAAAAAGAAGGATAAATTGCATTTGCTGAAAGGCCTTCAGGCAATTCTGCTGGATATTGACAAGGCAGTTTCTATTGTTCGTCGTACGGAAGAAGAAACCGAAGTCGTGCCGAACCTAATGATCGGTTTTGGAATTGATGAAACGCAGGCTGAATATGTTGCGGAAATCAAACTGCGCCACCTGAATAGGGAGTACATTTTAAAGCGCACGGAGGAAATCGACCAGCTTGAAAAAGAAATCGCGGAGCTGCAGTCCATCCTTGAAAGCAAGTCCAAGATAAAAAATCTCATTATAGCGGAACTGAACGCCGTCTCCAAAAAATATGGCCAGCCCCGAAAGACGATGATGATTTATCAGAACGAGATTGAAGAGTATTCCGGTGAAGAAGAAATATCGGATTATCCGGTGAATTTCTTTTTTACAAAGGAAGGCTATTTTAAAAAAATCACTCCGCTTTCGCTTCGAATGGGCGGTGACCAGAAGCTCAAAGAGGATGACGCGGTTGTCCAGCACATCGAGGATACCAATTCCGCTGATTTGCTGTTTTTTACCGACAAGTGTCAGGTGTATAAAGCAAAAGCAAATGATTTCAGCGACACCAAAGCGAGCGTCTTAGGGGATTATATCCCGGCGAAGCTCGGGATGGATGAAGGTGAAAATGCAATCTACATGGCGGTCACTCAAAAATATGAAGGCTATATGCTGTTCTTTTTTGAAAACGGGAAAGCGGCGAAAGTCGATATGTCCGCCTATGCGACAAAAACAAACCGCCGCAAGCTTTTGGGGGCCTATTGCGATAAATCGCCGGCTGTGGGAATTGCATATGTAGAACAGGACTGTGAATTTATTTTGACTTCTCTTCAGGGACGGATTCTTCTGGTGCATACCGGTGCGATACCAAGCAAGTCCACGCGCAGCACGCAGGGAGTTGCCGTTATGACATTCCGTAAAGGCAGTAGAATATTAAAAGCGGAACAGTACAATGAGGGAATGCTTGTCAACCCGAACCGCTATCGAAAAAACATCCCGGCTTCCGGTTCTATGCCCGCCGCGGAGGAAACAGAGGGCGAACAGTTAAAATTATAA
- a CDS encoding DUF2508 family protein — translation MESVLKLVQRTDCAAVQENEDKNKIIAEIKEVCRLLACNDCWFELECDENLIDACIYQREALHSRYRYLLNLAKQRGISCTPFKCKGMGV, via the coding sequence ATGGAATCTGTTTTAAAATTGGTACAGCGCACGGACTGCGCAGCCGTTCAGGAAAATGAAGATAAAAATAAAATTATTGCTGAAATTAAGGAAGTTTGCCGTCTGCTAGCTTGCAACGACTGCTGGTTCGAACTTGAATGTGATGAAAATTTGATAGATGCCTGTATTTATCAGCGTGAAGCGTTGCATTCCCGTTACAGATATTTGCTGAATCTTGCAAAGCAACGGGGAATCAGCTGTACTCCTTTCAAATGTAAGGGAATGGGGGTGTGA
- a CDS encoding sigma factor-like helix-turn-helix DNA-binding protein yields MLKAEQLNYLHRCLDKLSAEEQKIIYGIFFEEKTKNQLAQQLQMSASAVGHRKRKILKGLLQQMKNYYR; encoded by the coding sequence GTGCTGAAAGCAGAACAGCTAAACTATCTTCACCGCTGTTTGGACAAGCTAAGTGCAGAGGAACAAAAAATCATCTATGGTATCTTTTTCGAGGAAAAGACAAAAAATCAGTTGGCTCAGCAGCTACAGATGTCTGCTTCGGCAGTCGGCCACAGGAAACGGAAAATTTTAAAAGGCCTACTTCAGCAGATGAAAAACTACTACAGATAA
- the rnr gene encoding ribonuclease R, which yields MIEELKSKILRYMQRSPQSISSRGLIKKLDVKDIKNFYRALNQLKEEGAVTVNKTHRVRLGEEKKAVKAKIVSLSKGFAFARPSDGGEDMFIHADNLKRAFIGDTVLLNNVRQSPKGPSAYVDEISEKSSRIITGTLSRGKGLCEMIPDDAIRYHIPVEMDSAKKVKDGDKIQAEIFRTPRTSMLSARIIKVYGKSSSAKICSDAIIDQNGIRTKFPDEVLAEAKRMAAEVITEQDLKGRLDLRDTSICTIDGADAKDLDDAISVSRTKTGYRLGVHIADVSHYVKEGGAIDAEAIERGTSVYFADRVIPMLPKELSNGVCSLNAGEDKLTFSAIIELDKEGAIQSYQFKKSVIHSKVRGVYSEVNQLFEKTADADLKKKYAPVVRSLNAAKELADILKARSIQNGTVDLDSTESKFTLNEEGVCVNVEPRQTGLSEQMIEQLMITANQAAAKLAKSSVIPFVYRVHEQPNPERVDNLIQLVGALGLNPRSLKHDGDVTTADFADIMNQANGTPAQKVISHQLLRTMAKARYDTKPIGHFGLALADYCHFTSPIRRYPDTAIHRILSAMLETKDKEELDKRYLTYANAAASSSSAAEVRAMQAERSAEDCYMAEYMTQHIGDCYTGIISGVTMRGVFVELPNSVEGFVPVDSFEDAKYRFDGIITQIDENTGHKLTIGQTLSIKVVAADVASGRIDFIPDTSVNADL from the coding sequence ATGATAGAAGAATTGAAGAGCAAAATTTTAAGGTATATGCAGCGGTCCCCTCAAAGCATCTCATCCCGCGGGTTGATTAAAAAGCTGGATGTGAAGGATATCAAGAACTTTTATCGGGCTTTAAACCAGCTGAAAGAAGAGGGCGCTGTTACCGTCAATAAAACACACCGCGTCCGTTTGGGAGAGGAAAAGAAAGCCGTGAAAGCAAAGATTGTATCGCTTTCAAAGGGCTTTGCATTTGCCCGTCCGTCGGATGGCGGAGAGGATATGTTTATTCATGCCGACAACTTGAAAAGGGCGTTTATCGGTGATACGGTTTTGCTGAATAACGTGAGACAGAGCCCAAAAGGTCCGAGTGCCTATGTTGACGAAATCTCCGAAAAGAGCAGCCGCATCATTACCGGTACGCTCAGCCGCGGCAAGGGTTTATGCGAAATGATTCCCGATGACGCGATACGCTACCATATTCCGGTCGAAATGGACTCTGCAAAGAAAGTAAAGGACGGGGACAAGATTCAGGCGGAAATTTTTCGCACGCCCCGCACATCCATGCTTTCGGCACGGATTATTAAGGTTTATGGTAAGTCAAGCAGCGCTAAAATATGCTCGGATGCCATTATTGACCAAAACGGAATCAGAACCAAATTTCCTGATGAGGTTCTTGCCGAAGCGAAAAGAATGGCTGCCGAGGTGATTACAGAACAGGATTTGAAAGGGCGGCTTGACCTGCGTGACACAAGCATCTGCACCATTGACGGCGCGGACGCAAAGGACCTGGACGACGCCATTTCCGTCAGCAGAACCAAAACAGGGTACAGGCTTGGCGTTCATATCGCGGATGTGAGTCATTATGTAAAAGAAGGCGGCGCCATCGACGCGGAGGCAATTGAACGCGGGACTTCCGTTTATTTTGCAGACCGTGTAATACCCATGCTCCCCAAAGAGCTTTCCAATGGGGTTTGCTCGTTGAATGCGGGGGAGGACAAGCTTACTTTTTCAGCCATCATTGAGCTGGATAAAGAGGGCGCCATCCAGTCCTATCAGTTTAAGAAGAGTGTCATTCACTCTAAAGTGCGCGGCGTTTATTCGGAAGTGAACCAGCTTTTCGAAAAGACTGCCGATGCAGATTTAAAGAAAAAATACGCGCCGGTTGTTCGTTCCTTAAATGCGGCGAAAGAACTTGCCGACATATTAAAAGCCCGTTCCATACAGAACGGAACGGTGGATTTGGACAGCACCGAATCCAAATTCACGCTGAATGAAGAGGGCGTGTGCGTGAATGTTGAACCGCGCCAGACCGGCCTTTCCGAACAGATGATTGAACAGCTGATGATTACAGCCAACCAGGCCGCCGCCAAGCTTGCAAAATCAAGTGTCATTCCGTTTGTGTACCGTGTGCATGAACAGCCTAACCCGGAGCGTGTGGACAATCTGATACAGCTTGTGGGTGCGCTCGGGCTGAACCCGCGCAGTTTGAAACATGACGGGGATGTTACTACTGCCGATTTTGCTGATATTATGAATCAGGCGAACGGAACGCCGGCACAAAAAGTGATCTCCCATCAGCTTTTGAGAACAATGGCAAAAGCGCGTTATGACACAAAACCAATCGGGCATTTTGGTCTGGCACTTGCGGACTACTGCCACTTCACTTCTCCGATCAGGCGATATCCGGATACGGCGATTCACCGTATTCTGTCCGCTATGCTCGAAACCAAAGATAAAGAAGAACTAGACAAACGTTATCTGACGTATGCAAATGCTGCCGCATCCAGCTCCTCCGCTGCGGAGGTCCGTGCCATGCAAGCTGAGCGCAGTGCCGAGGACTGCTATATGGCCGAATATATGACGCAGCATATAGGAGACTGCTATACGGGAATTATCAGCGGCGTTACAATGCGCGGCGTATTTGTAGAACTGCCCAACTCCGTAGAAGGTTTTGTGCCGGTCGACAGCTTTGAAGACGCAAAATATCGTTTCGATGGCATCATCACTCAAATTGATGAAAATACCGGTCATAAACTTACCATCGGACAGACACTTTCAATAAAAGTGGTCGCTGCGGATGTGGCAAGCGGCAGAATCGACTTTATTCCGGATACTTCCGTGAATGCAGACCTTTAA